The proteins below come from a single Pseudochaenichthys georgianus chromosome 14, fPseGeo1.2, whole genome shotgun sequence genomic window:
- the eral1 gene encoding GTPase Era, mitochondrial: protein MALRLCSRVLRDSSLVSRLLLGTTRQESATWFLTAGSSRGRRNGFIFTPACFITSDAFLNRLMKGKAVEADGSSYRLPVSVLTDGAEQLSLLMRHPDQPENAKVLKVALIGAPNAGKSTLSNQLLGRKVFAVSKKVHTTRSRAVGVLTEEDTQIILLDTPGLTTLSKVKRHNLEKALLEDPWNTVKEADIVVVLVDVSDRWMCGRLDFEVLKCLAQHTDIPAILVLNKVDLLKTKDRLLDITAELTCGVVNGRKLRVRTVIKPPKAEKRSERQPEPSPDEDPAGLEGDADPSSALSREQLKALRSQQGWAHFKDVFMLSSVDKEDVDTLKNYFMVAAKPGSWQYHSEVLTDQTPEQICTNTIREKLLENLPQEVPYSITQSIELWDDGENGELDISVKLYTKKDTHMRMVIGAGGQMVGRMAREAGEDLSRVFLRDVRLKLSAKLKV from the exons ATGGCGCTCAGATTGTGCTCGCGGGTTCTTAGAGACTCCTCCCTCGTCTCGAGATTGCTCCTCGGGACTACTCGACAGGAAAGTGCGACATGGTTCCTAACAGCCG gaagcagcagaggaCGGAGGAATGGATTTATCTTCACTCCTGCTTGTTTTATTACATCAGATGCATTTCTCAACAGACTGATGAAAGGCAAAGCAGTGGAGGCAGACGGCAGTTCTTATCGCCTGCCAGTATCAGTTCTAACAGACGGCG ctgaacaattatccttgttaatgaGACATCCAGATCAGCCTGAAAATGCAAAGGTTTTGAAAGTGGCCCTCATAGGGGCCCCCAATGCTGGGAAGTCCACATTGTCCAATCAGCTCCTTGGAAGAAAG GTGTTTGCCGTGTCCAAGAAAGTACACACTACACGGTCACGGGCCGTGGGCGTCCTGACGGAGGAGGACACACAGATA ATCTTACTGGACACTCCTGGTCTCACTACTTTATCAAAGGTCAAAAG ACATAATCTGGAGAAGGCATTGCTTGAGGATCCCTGGAACACGGTTAAAGAAGCAGACATAG TGGTGGTGTTGGTGGATGTGTCCGACCGCTGGATGTGCGGCAGGCTCGACTTCGAGGTGCTCAAATGCCTGGCCCAGCACACTGACATCCCTGCAATCCTGGTGCTCAATAAG GTGGACCTGTTGAAGACTAAGGACCGGCTGCTGGACATCACAGCAGAGCTGACATGTGGAGTGGTGAACGGACGCAAGCTGCGGGTCAGGACAGTGATCAAGCCTCCGAAGGCTGAAAAGAGGTCCGAGAGGCAGCCAGAGCCATCGCCCGACGAGGACCCCGCGGGGCTGGAAGGAGACGCTGATCCCAGCTCTGCTCTGAGCAGAGAGCAGCTGAAGGCTCTGAGGAGTCAGCAGGGCTGGGCTCACTTCAAGGACGTCTTCATGCTGTCTTCTGTGGACAAAGAGGACGTTGACACACTGAAG AACTACTTTATGGTTGCGGCTAAGCCCGGCTCGTGGCAGTACCACAGTGAAGTCCTGACCGACCAGACTCCAGAGCAGATCTGCACCAACACCATCAGAGAGAAGCTTCTGGAGAATCTGCCACAGGAAGTGCCCTACTCCATCACACAG TCTATTGAACTCTGGGACGACGGAGAAAATGGAGAGCTGGATATTTCTGTGAAACTTTATACCAAGAAAGACACTCACATG CGGATGGTGATCGGGGCCGGGGGCCAGATGGTGGGCCGCATGGCTCGGGAGGCCGGAGAGGACCTGAGCCGAGTCTTCCTGAGAGACGTGAGGCTGAAGCTCTCTGCCAAGCTGAAGGTCTGA